The sequence aacctttatttttataggtGTATTCATTACAGTCAGTCATAATCagacaaacaatcaaaaaaaataaaatcaactgatTTTGATTGCAAATAttctttattagcattttaaagctatttgaagaattattttgaagaattattttttatttatttttattgtaagtttTTTGTTGATGCAgagaatataattttattcagaaagtttTATGGGGACAGTACCCAGATAAAAACTACTCCATCTCCTCAGAGCCTGGTTTCAAGACGGCTTTCGTTTGAAGGCACATATGTAGTTTTTCTTGACATGACAAGCATCGTCATTCCATCTGCCAATCTCTGAAAATAAGGGACAGTGAAATGAAGAGATTATTCTACCATCTGCAGTGTGTCTTACCAAATATTCCTCAcagcatcactggaataaatcaTTTAGCAAAACATTCACTTAAAATTCATTGTGATTATCCTATAACCCATCAGTGTCTCTCTGTTGTTACCTTTCCAGTTCATCTCCGCACATTCCTCTATGCTGGTGTACATATGGTTGGGTTCACCACGTGTCCAGATTTGAAAATCCCAGTAGGATCCATCAACCCAAAGAAACTGACCAGactgagagagaatgagaaggagatttaaagaagaaaaaaaaaaagaaagaaacacaaaaaaagttgttAGTGAGAAACTATAGTGCATGCATGTCATAGAAAAccagataaaaacataaaatctgtaATTTCTCTTTGCTCTCCCTGTTTGTAAACACCAacagatttctgtctttttttaccttaaaaagttcaaaagctcCGAGCCAGAAGCGCAGGTTATTTGGGTTGAATTTTTTCACAATGCAGAGCAGGTAATCATTGTGCTCTT is a genomic window of Cyprinus carpio isolate SPL01 unplaced genomic scaffold, ASM1834038v1 S000000932, whole genome shotgun sequence containing:
- the LOC122143149 gene encoding lectin-like, whose protein sequence is MVKSGSIGVLLMILLFGSGNFLKMEREFVAGRTNVTARCSMPKPCNVYGFTDWYKVGSVCVKYFDRPLNFTDAEFSCRTKAPGAHLVSVHKKEHNDYLLCIVKKFNPNNLRFWLGAFELFKSGQFLWVDGSYWDFQIWTRGEPNHMYTSIEECAEMNWKEIGRWNDDACHVKKNYICAFKRKPS